Proteins encoded within one genomic window of Candidatus Methylomirabilota bacterium:
- a CDS encoding pitrilysin family protein has translation MKRRSMELFAVWTVAAVLLVSCTTSRTSISASPPLTPPSREVLPNGLRLIIQEHRTAEVVSVQLWVGVGGRDEAPSERGFSHFAEHMLFKGTERLGPGFVDSEVERVGGRTNAATSLDYTYYYMLLPSRRAERAIEVMADMAFNSTFDSTELAREREVVFEEVRLGEDNPRSFLVRRLYELVFTAHPYGFPVLGDPAALRAASRETLRGYYKRHYVPANMTLVVVGAVDPASVRAAAVRAFGDAAGGSFRRVPLPPQPALGENRRQSLERSERQASLGLGWRAPKLRDQDMYAVDLLAHILGGSLTSRLTQSLRERTRLVSTISAGYGTLEGGGAVTVTAQLEAKDLEKAEAAILAEIRRIQEDGVTTAEVERAVTAAEAQRVFGRETAEGLALAYGRAETVWSLEEDRGYVERLNRVTRKQIQEAARRYLVPSYARLALVPKRAGS, from the coding sequence ATGAAGCGTCGATCAATGGAGTTATTCGCGGTCTGGACAGTCGCCGCGGTTCTCCTGGTCAGCTGTACCACATCCCGCACGTCCATATCCGCAAGCCCACCGCTGACGCCGCCATCACGGGAAGTGCTGCCCAATGGGCTTCGCCTCATCATCCAGGAACACCGCACCGCCGAAGTCGTGTCCGTCCAGCTCTGGGTGGGCGTCGGGGGCCGCGATGAGGCACCCTCTGAGCGAGGCTTCTCGCACTTTGCCGAGCATATGCTCTTCAAGGGAACGGAGAGATTGGGACCGGGATTCGTGGACAGCGAGGTGGAACGCGTGGGAGGGCGTACGAATGCCGCGACCTCGCTCGACTATACGTACTACTACATGCTGCTGCCCTCGCGCCGCGCAGAGCGCGCCATCGAGGTCATGGCCGATATGGCGTTCAACTCCACCTTCGATTCGACGGAGCTCGCTCGAGAGCGCGAAGTCGTGTTTGAAGAGGTGCGGCTCGGTGAAGACAACCCGCGATCATTTCTCGTGCGGCGACTCTACGAACTGGTTTTCACGGCGCATCCCTACGGGTTCCCGGTTCTCGGCGATCCTGCCGCGCTCCGGGCCGCATCGCGCGAGACACTGCGTGGCTACTACAAGCGCCACTATGTCCCGGCCAACATGACGCTGGTCGTGGTGGGCGCGGTGGATCCAGCCTCGGTTCGGGCCGCTGCCGTGCGGGCATTCGGAGACGCGGCCGGCGGATCGTTCCGCCGGGTGCCCCTCCCGCCTCAGCCGGCCCTTGGTGAGAATAGACGCCAGAGTCTCGAGCGGTCCGAGCGTCAGGCATCTCTGGGGTTGGGGTGGCGCGCACCGAAGCTGAGAGACCAGGACATGTACGCCGTGGATCTCCTGGCCCACATACTGGGCGGGTCGCTGACGTCGCGGCTCACGCAGTCGCTGCGCGAACGCACGCGGCTGGTGTCCACGATCAGCGCGGGCTACGGGACACTAGAGGGTGGCGGGGCGGTCACGGTCACCGCTCAGCTGGAGGCGAAGGATCTCGAAAAGGCGGAAGCGGCGATCCTCGCCGAGATCCGCCGGATCCAAGAGGACGGTGTGACGACGGCCGAGGTCGAACGGGCAGTGACGGCGGCCGAGGCTCAGCGCGTGTTCGGGCGGGAGACGGCCGAAGGATTGGCACTGGCCTACGGCCGCGCCGAGACAGTGTGGAGCCTGGAGGAGGATCGAGGGTATGTCGAGCGGCTGAATCGAGTCACGCGGAAGCAGATCCAGGAGGCAGCCCGGCGATACCTCGTACCCTCTTACGCCCGGCTTGCCCTCGTGCCGAAAAGGGCGGGATCGTGA